In the Micromonospora narathiwatensis genome, one interval contains:
- a CDS encoding Lhr family helicase, giving the protein MSHRRGRMDGVADEVTGGDVLAGFGAATREWFTAAFAAPTAAQAGAWRSVAAGRNALVVAPTGSGKTLAAFLWSLDQLAKAPPPAEARQRCRVLYVSPLKALAVDVERNLRAPLAGIRQAATRLGVTPPEITVGMRTGDTPADERRAFARTPPDILITTPESLFLLLTSAARDSLRGVRTVIVDEVHAVAGTKRGAHLALSLERLDALLEAPAQRIGLSATVRPVDGCARFLGGARPVDVVQPASGKTIEVSVQVPVEDMTRLDEQEPPEDDLGGPGPRRASIWPAVEERVFALIRSHRSTIVFTNSRRSAERLCARLNELAAEELESAGAPEGGRVALGGGSVGVSDPPGRGDGPAAGDGSRVDGPGPQLGGPARRRGADAWGGPAGPLRAPRQPAEVMAQSGAAAGAAPVIARAHHGSVSREERKHIEEALKAGQLPAVVATSSLELGIDMGAVDLVVQIEAPPSVAAGLQRVGRAGHQVGAVSRGVVFPKHRGDLLSCTVVAERMAEGAIEELRYPRNPLDVLAQQVVAMVALEPWRLGDLAVLVRRAAPFAELPDSALHAVLDMLSGRYPSTAFAELRPRLVWDRATDVLTGRPGAQRLAVTSGGTIPDRGLFGVFLAGAERAARVGELDEEMVYESRVGDVFLLGSSSWRIEEITPDRVLVSPAPGQAARMPFWKGDQLGRPVELGRAIGARIRALLRSSDSDAVAALRAGGLDDWAAGNLLAYLREQREATRALPDDRTVVVERFRDELGDWRLAVHSVLGARVNGPWALAIGRRLAERYGVDAQVMPSDDGIVVRLPDTADEPPGADVVVFEPDEIAQLVEESVGTSALFASRFRECAARSLLLPRRDPRRRQPLWQQRQRAAQLLDVAREYADFPVTLEAARECLQDVFDQPALAELMRDLAARKVRLVEVESERPSPFARSLLFGYVGAFLYEGDAPLAERRAAALALDSGLLGELLGRVDLRELLDPAVLAETERQLRWRTEQRRPRDAEDVVELLRVVGDLSDAELAERGVPAGWLAELAAARRVLRVRIAGEERWVGVEDAARLRDALGVALPVGVAEAYLAPVADPLGDLVARYARTHGPFAAATCAARFGLGVFVVEQALRRLAATGRVVSGEFAPDSVGTQWCDAEVLRLLRRRSLAALRREIEPVPPRALAAFLPRWQQVGSSARGVEAVAATVEQLQGAAVPASALERLVLPARVADYSPAQLDELCASGEVVWAGSGAISGGDGWITLAYADVAPLLLPPPGEALAPTPLHEAVLDALGDGQALFFRALSDRVGSTDDAALAVAIWDLVWAGHLTNDTLAPLRAVLGGGGAHRSRPSAPRTRYRRPGRVALPSRGGPPTVAGRWSRLPDRDLDPTRRAAALADLLLERHGVVTRGAVLAEQVTGGFAAVYPVLSALEERGATRRGYFVEGLGAAQFAVPGAVDRIRALADDVRGAGGPPLVLAATDPANPYGAALPWPERVVDSGDGGAPAAGHRAGRKAGALVVLVGGDLVLYVERGGRTLLSFTDDADALAGAGKALADAVHSGALGAISVERADGEAVHSSPLRDALTAAGFRATPRGLRLRG; this is encoded by the coding sequence ATGTCACATCGGCGAGGCAGGATGGACGGCGTGGCGGACGAGGTGACCGGCGGAGACGTGCTGGCGGGTTTCGGCGCGGCGACCCGGGAGTGGTTCACCGCCGCCTTCGCGGCGCCCACCGCCGCCCAGGCCGGCGCGTGGCGGTCGGTCGCCGCCGGGCGCAACGCCCTGGTCGTGGCGCCGACCGGCTCCGGCAAGACGCTGGCCGCGTTCCTCTGGTCGCTGGACCAGCTGGCCAAGGCGCCCCCGCCGGCCGAGGCGCGGCAGCGCTGCCGGGTGCTCTACGTCAGCCCGCTCAAGGCCCTCGCCGTCGACGTGGAGCGCAACCTGCGCGCCCCGCTCGCCGGCATCCGGCAGGCGGCCACCCGGCTCGGCGTCACCCCGCCGGAGATCACCGTCGGCATGCGCACCGGCGACACGCCGGCCGACGAGCGACGGGCCTTCGCGCGTACCCCGCCGGACATCCTCATCACCACGCCGGAGTCGCTCTTCCTGCTGCTCACCTCCGCCGCCCGGGACTCGCTGCGCGGGGTGCGGACAGTCATCGTCGACGAGGTGCACGCGGTCGCCGGCACCAAGCGCGGCGCCCACCTGGCGCTCTCGCTGGAGCGCCTCGACGCGCTGCTGGAGGCGCCCGCACAGCGGATCGGCCTCTCCGCCACCGTACGCCCGGTCGACGGCTGCGCCCGGTTCCTCGGCGGGGCCCGCCCGGTCGACGTGGTGCAGCCGGCCAGCGGCAAGACAATCGAGGTCAGCGTCCAGGTGCCGGTGGAGGACATGACCCGCCTCGACGAGCAGGAGCCGCCGGAGGACGACCTCGGCGGCCCCGGCCCGCGCCGGGCGTCGATCTGGCCGGCCGTCGAGGAGCGGGTCTTCGCGCTGATCCGGTCGCACCGGTCGACCATCGTGTTCACCAACTCCCGGCGCAGCGCCGAGCGGCTCTGCGCACGCCTCAACGAGCTGGCCGCCGAGGAGCTGGAGTCGGCGGGCGCCCCGGAGGGCGGTCGCGTGGCGCTGGGCGGCGGGTCGGTGGGCGTATCCGATCCGCCTGGTCGGGGCGACGGGCCGGCGGCCGGCGACGGCAGTCGGGTGGACGGACCCGGCCCGCAGCTCGGTGGGCCGGCACGGCGGCGCGGTGCGGACGCGTGGGGCGGCCCGGCTGGGCCGCTGCGGGCGCCCCGGCAGCCGGCCGAGGTGATGGCCCAGTCCGGGGCGGCGGCCGGCGCGGCGCCGGTGATCGCCCGCGCCCACCACGGCAGCGTCTCCCGCGAGGAGCGCAAGCACATCGAGGAGGCGCTCAAGGCCGGGCAGCTCCCCGCCGTGGTCGCCACCTCCAGCCTGGAGCTGGGCATCGACATGGGCGCGGTCGACCTGGTGGTGCAGATCGAGGCCCCGCCGAGCGTCGCCGCCGGCCTGCAACGGGTCGGCCGGGCCGGGCACCAGGTCGGCGCGGTCTCCCGGGGCGTGGTCTTCCCCAAGCACCGCGGCGACCTGCTCTCCTGCACGGTCGTCGCCGAGCGGATGGCCGAGGGGGCGATCGAGGAGCTGCGCTACCCGCGCAATCCGCTCGACGTGCTGGCCCAACAGGTCGTGGCGATGGTGGCGCTGGAGCCGTGGCGGCTGGGCGACCTCGCCGTGCTGGTCCGCCGGGCGGCGCCCTTCGCCGAGCTGCCCGACTCGGCGCTGCACGCGGTGCTCGACATGCTCTCCGGCCGCTACCCGTCGACCGCCTTCGCCGAGCTGCGGCCCCGGCTGGTCTGGGACCGGGCCACCGACGTGCTCACCGGCCGGCCGGGAGCCCAGCGACTCGCGGTGACCAGCGGCGGCACCATCCCCGACCGGGGGCTGTTCGGCGTATTCCTGGCCGGGGCGGAGCGGGCCGCCCGGGTGGGCGAGCTGGACGAGGAGATGGTCTACGAGTCCCGGGTCGGCGACGTCTTCCTGCTCGGCTCGTCGTCCTGGCGGATCGAGGAGATCACCCCCGACCGGGTGCTGGTCTCCCCCGCCCCCGGGCAGGCCGCCCGGATGCCGTTCTGGAAGGGCGACCAGCTCGGCCGCCCCGTCGAGCTGGGCCGGGCCATCGGCGCCCGGATCCGGGCACTGCTCCGGTCCAGCGACTCCGACGCCGTCGCCGCGCTGCGCGCCGGCGGGCTGGACGACTGGGCCGCCGGCAACCTGCTGGCCTACCTGCGGGAGCAGCGGGAGGCCACCCGCGCCCTGCCGGACGACCGGACGGTGGTGGTCGAGCGGTTCCGCGACGAGCTGGGCGACTGGCGGCTCGCCGTGCACTCGGTGCTCGGCGCGCGGGTCAACGGCCCCTGGGCGCTCGCCATCGGCCGCCGCCTCGCCGAACGGTACGGGGTGGACGCCCAGGTCATGCCCTCCGACGACGGCATCGTGGTGCGGCTGCCGGACACCGCCGACGAGCCGCCCGGCGCCGACGTGGTGGTCTTCGAACCCGACGAGATCGCCCAGCTCGTCGAGGAGTCCGTCGGCACCTCGGCGCTCTTCGCGTCCCGGTTCCGCGAGTGCGCGGCCCGGTCCCTGCTGCTGCCCCGCCGCGACCCGCGCCGCCGGCAGCCGCTCTGGCAGCAGCGGCAGCGGGCCGCCCAGCTCCTCGACGTCGCCCGCGAGTACGCCGACTTCCCGGTCACCCTGGAGGCCGCCCGGGAGTGCCTCCAGGACGTCTTCGACCAGCCGGCGCTGGCCGAACTGATGCGCGACCTGGCCGCCCGCAAGGTGCGCCTGGTCGAGGTGGAGTCCGAGCGCCCGTCCCCGTTCGCCCGCTCGCTGCTCTTCGGCTACGTCGGCGCGTTCCTCTACGAGGGCGACGCGCCGCTGGCCGAACGCCGGGCCGCCGCGCTCGCCCTCGACTCCGGGCTGCTCGGCGAGCTGCTCGGCCGGGTCGACCTGCGGGAGCTGCTCGACCCGGCGGTGCTCGCCGAGACCGAGCGGCAGCTGCGCTGGCGCACCGAGCAGCGCCGCCCCCGCGACGCCGAGGACGTGGTCGAGCTGCTCCGCGTCGTCGGCGACCTGAGCGACGCCGAGCTGGCCGAGCGGGGCGTACCGGCCGGGTGGCTGGCCGAGCTGGCGGCGGCCCGCCGGGTGCTGCGGGTCCGGATCGCCGGCGAGGAACGCTGGGTCGGCGTCGAGGACGCGGCCCGGCTACGCGACGCGCTCGGCGTGGCGCTGCCGGTCGGGGTCGCGGAGGCATACCTGGCGCCGGTGGCCGACCCGCTCGGCGACCTGGTCGCCCGGTACGCGCGCACCCACGGCCCGTTCGCGGCGGCCACCTGCGCCGCCCGGTTCGGGCTCGGGGTGTTCGTGGTCGAGCAGGCGCTGCGCCGGCTCGCCGCCACCGGGCGGGTGGTCTCCGGCGAGTTCGCCCCGGACAGCGTCGGCACCCAGTGGTGCGACGCCGAGGTGCTGCGGCTGCTACGCCGCCGTTCGCTCGCCGCGCTGCGCCGGGAGATCGAGCCGGTGCCGCCACGAGCACTCGCCGCGTTCCTGCCCCGCTGGCAGCAGGTCGGCTCGTCGGCCCGGGGCGTGGAGGCGGTCGCCGCCACGGTCGAGCAGTTGCAGGGGGCGGCGGTGCCGGCGTCCGCGCTGGAACGCCTGGTGCTGCCCGCCCGGGTGGCCGACTACTCCCCCGCCCAGCTCGACGAGCTGTGCGCCAGCGGCGAGGTGGTGTGGGCCGGGTCCGGGGCGATCTCCGGCGGCGACGGCTGGATCACCCTCGCGTACGCCGATGTCGCGCCGCTGCTGCTCCCGCCGCCAGGCGAGGCGTTGGCGCCGACCCCGCTGCACGAGGCCGTGCTGGACGCGCTCGGCGACGGGCAGGCGCTCTTCTTCCGCGCGCTCTCCGACCGGGTCGGCTCGACCGACGACGCCGCGCTGGCGGTCGCGATCTGGGACCTGGTCTGGGCCGGGCACCTCACCAACGACACGCTCGCCCCGCTGCGGGCGGTGCTCGGCGGGGGCGGGGCGCACCGGTCCCGGCCGTCCGCCCCGCGTACCCGCTACCGCCGGCCCGGCCGGGTGGCGCTGCCCAGCCGCGGCGGCCCGCCCACCGTGGCTGGGCGCTGGTCCCGGCTGCCCGACCGGGACCTCGACCCGACCCGCCGGGCCGCCGCCCTCGCCGACCTGCTGCTCGAACGGCACGGCGTGGTCACCCGGGGCGCGGTCCTGGCCGAGCAGGTCACCGGTGGCTTCGCCGCGGTCTACCCGGTGCTGTCCGCGCTGGAGGAGCGCGGGGCGACCCGCCGGGGCTACTTCGTCGAGGGGCTGGGCGCGGCCCAGTTCGCGGTGCCCGGGGCGGTGGACCGGATCCGCGCCCTGGCCGACGACGTCCGGGGCGCGGGCGGGCCGCCCCTGGTCCTGGCCGCCACCGACCCGGCGAACCCGTACGGCGCGGCGCTGCCCTGGCCGGAACGGGTGGTCGACTCCGGCGACGGCGGGGCCCCGGCCGCCGGGCACCGGGCCGGGCGCAAGGCCGGTGCGCTGGTCGTGCTGGTCGGCGGCGACCTGGTGCTCTATGTGGAGCGGGGCGGACGGACCCTGCTGTCGTTCACCGACGACGCCGACGCGCTCGCCGGGGCCGGCAAGGCGCTCGCGGACGCGGTGCACTCCGGCGCCCTCGGCGCGATCTCGGTGGAGCGCGCCGACGGCGAGGCGGTCCACTCCTCCCCGCTACGCGACGCGCTGACCGCCGCCGGTTTCCGGGCCACCCCGCGCGGCCTGCGCCTCCGCGGCTGA